The Streptococcus oralis Uo5 genome includes a window with the following:
- a CDS encoding TVP38/TMEM64 family protein, with translation MSQDKQMKAVSPLLQQVINISSIVGGVGTLIFCIWAYQAGVLQSKETLSAFIQQAGVWGPPLFIFLQILQTVVPIIPGALTSVAGVFIYGHIIGTIYNYIGIVIGCAIIFYLVRLYGAAFVQSVVSKRTYDKYIGWLDKGNRFERFFIFMMIWPVSPADFLCMLAALTKMTFKRYMIIIVLTKPFTLVVYTYGLTYIIDFFWQMF, from the coding sequence ATGTCACAGGATAAGCAAATGAAAGCTGTTTCTCCCCTTCTACAGCAAGTCATCAATATCTCATCTATCGTCGGGGGAGTCGGTACCTTGATTTTCTGTATTTGGGCCTATCAGGCAGGAGTGTTACAGTCAAAGGAAACCCTATCAGCCTTTATCCAGCAAGCTGGAGTCTGGGGGCCACCACTCTTTATCTTTTTACAGATTCTACAAACCGTTGTACCGATCATTCCGGGAGCTTTGACCTCAGTGGCTGGGGTCTTTATTTACGGCCACATCATCGGGACTATCTATAACTATATCGGCATCGTGATTGGCTGTGCCATTATCTTTTACCTTGTGCGCCTCTACGGAGCTGCCTTTGTTCAGTCGGTCGTTAGCAAGCGCACCTATGACAAGTATATCGGTTGGCTAGATAAGGGCAATCGTTTCGAGCGGTTCTTTATCTTTATGATGATCTGGCCAGTTAGCCCGGCTGACTTTCTCTGTATGCTGGCTGCCCTCACCAAGATGACCTTCAAGCGCTATATGATTATCATCGTTTTGACCAAGCCCTTTACCCTAGTGGTTTATACTTATGGTTTGACTTATATTATTGATTTCTTCTGGCAGATGTTTTGA
- the scrK gene encoding fructokinase ScrK has protein sequence MTKLYGSLEAGGTKFVCAVGDENFNVVEKTQFPTTTPIETIDKTIEFFSKFDNLAGLAIGSFGPIDIDKNSKTYGFITTTPKPHWANVDLLGALRRALNVPMYFTTDVNSSAYGEVVARNNAGGRIENLVYYTIGTGIGAGVIQRGEFIGGAGHPEMGHYYVAKHPMDEEKEFNGVCPFHKGCLEGFAAGPSLEARTGIRGENIELNSSVWDVQAYYIAQAAVNATVTFRPDVIVFGGGVMAQQHMLDRVREKFTALLNGYLPVPDVRDYIVTPAVAGNGSATLGNFVLAKSVAK, from the coding sequence ATGACAAAATTATATGGAAGCTTAGAAGCGGGCGGTACAAAGTTTGTCTGTGCTGTCGGAGATGAAAATTTTAACGTTGTAGAAAAGACACAGTTTCCTACAACAACTCCTATCGAGACCATCGATAAAACCATCGAATTCTTTTCTAAATTCGATAATCTTGCAGGTCTTGCCATTGGTTCCTTCGGTCCCATCGATATCGATAAAAACTCAAAAACCTATGGCTTTATCACAACGACTCCAAAACCTCACTGGGCAAATGTAGACCTACTTGGTGCCCTCCGTCGTGCCCTAAATGTGCCCATGTATTTCACGACAGACGTAAACAGCTCTGCTTATGGTGAAGTGGTTGCCCGTAACAATGCTGGCGGCCGCATCGAAAACTTGGTTTACTACACGATTGGTACAGGTATCGGTGCAGGTGTCATCCAACGGGGCGAGTTTATCGGCGGTGCTGGTCACCCTGAAATGGGCCACTACTATGTGGCTAAACACCCAATGGACGAGGAGAAAGAGTTTAACGGTGTTTGTCCTTTCCACAAGGGCTGTTTGGAAGGCTTTGCGGCTGGACCAAGTTTGGAAGCTCGTACAGGTATTCGTGGTGAAAATATTGAACTCAACAGCTCTGTTTGGGATGTTCAAGCCTACTATATCGCTCAAGCTGCAGTCAATGCTACAGTGACTTTCCGTCCAGATGTGATCGTCTTTGGTGGCGGGGTTATGGCCCAACAACACATGCTGGACCGTGTGCGTGAGAAATTCACAGCACTTCTCAATGGCTACCTACCAGTACCAGACGTGCGTGACTATATCGTGACGCCAGCAGTTGCTGGAAATGGTTCTGCCACACTTGGGAACTTTGTCCTTGCTAAGAGTGTCGCAAAATAA
- a CDS encoding sucrose-specific PTS transporter subunit IIBC, protein MNNQDIAKKVIEALGGRENVNSVAHCATRLRVMVKDEGKINKEVIENLDKVQGAFFNSGQYQIIFGTGTVNKMYDEVVALGLPTSSKEDMKAEAAKQGNWFQRAIRTFGDVFVPIIPVIVATGLFMGLRGLMNALGMTLPDDVKIYSEILTDTAFIILPGLVVWSTFRVFGGNPAVGIVLGMMLVSGSLPNAWAVASGGEVTAMNFFGFIPVVGLQGSVLPAFIIGVVGAKFEKALRKVVPDVLDLLVTPFVTLLVMSILGLFVIGPVFHVVENYILLGTKAILALPFGLGGLVIGGVHQLIVVSGVHHIFNLLEVQLLAADHANPFNAIITAAMTAQGAATVAVGVKTKNPKLKTLAFPAALSAFLGITEPAIFGVNLRFRKPFFLSLIAGAIGGGLASILGLAGTGNGITIIPGTMLYVGNGQLAQYLLMVAVSFVLGFALTYMFGYEDEKEVASEVATERLVQEETTGNIPVAPQNETIQTPIVGDVVALENVNDPVFSSGAMGQGIAVKPSQGVVYAPADAEVSIAFATGHAYGLKTANGAEILIHVGIDTVTMNGEGFEQKVSQGDKVKAGDVLGTFDSNKIAAAGLDDTTMVIVTNTADYASVTPVASGSVVKGDAIIEVKA, encoded by the coding sequence ATGAACAATCAGGATATTGCAAAAAAGGTCATCGAAGCCCTTGGCGGACGTGAAAATGTCAACAGTGTAGCCCACTGTGCAACTCGTCTACGTGTCATGGTCAAAGATGAAGGGAAAATCAATAAGGAAGTGATTGAGAACTTGGATAAAGTTCAAGGAGCTTTCTTTAACTCAGGCCAATACCAAATCATCTTTGGTACTGGTACAGTAAACAAGATGTACGACGAAGTGGTTGCACTTGGTTTGCCAACATCTTCTAAAGAAGACATGAAAGCAGAAGCTGCTAAACAAGGAAACTGGTTCCAACGTGCTATCCGTACTTTCGGTGACGTCTTCGTGCCAATCATCCCAGTTATCGTAGCAACTGGTCTCTTCATGGGTCTTCGTGGACTCATGAACGCTCTTGGAATGACACTTCCAGATGATGTGAAGATTTACTCAGAAATCCTTACAGATACAGCCTTCATCATCTTGCCAGGTTTGGTTGTATGGTCAACCTTCCGCGTATTCGGTGGAAATCCAGCCGTTGGTATCGTCCTTGGTATGATGCTGGTTTCTGGTTCACTTCCAAACGCTTGGGCTGTAGCATCAGGTGGGGAAGTAACAGCTATGAACTTCTTTGGCTTCATTCCTGTTGTTGGTTTGCAAGGTTCCGTTCTTCCAGCCTTCATCATCGGGGTTGTCGGAGCCAAGTTTGAAAAAGCTCTCCGAAAGGTGGTTCCAGATGTCTTGGATCTCTTGGTAACACCATTCGTGACACTTTTGGTCATGTCTATCCTTGGACTCTTTGTCATCGGACCAGTCTTCCACGTTGTTGAAAACTATATCCTTCTCGGAACAAAAGCGATTCTTGCCTTGCCGTTTGGTCTTGGTGGTTTGGTCATCGGTGGGGTTCACCAATTGATCGTCGTATCAGGTGTGCACCACATCTTCAACTTGCTTGAAGTGCAGTTGCTTGCTGCGGACCATGCGAACCCATTCAACGCTATCATCACTGCAGCTATGACAGCTCAAGGGGCTGCAACTGTTGCTGTTGGTGTTAAAACGAAGAATCCTAAACTGAAAACACTTGCTTTCCCAGCTGCTCTTTCTGCCTTCCTCGGTATTACAGAGCCTGCTATCTTCGGGGTTAACTTGCGTTTCCGTAAACCATTCTTCCTCTCATTGATCGCTGGTGCTATCGGTGGTGGATTGGCTTCTATCCTTGGACTTGCTGGTACTGGTAATGGTATCACCATCATCCCTGGTACAATGTTGTACGTTGGTAACGGCCAACTTGCCCAATACCTTCTTATGGTAGCTGTATCATTCGTTCTTGGTTTTGCCCTTACTTACATGTTTGGTTACGAGGACGAAAAAGAAGTTGCTTCTGAAGTAGCGACAGAACGTTTGGTCCAAGAAGAAACAACTGGTAACATTCCAGTAGCTCCTCAAAATGAAACAATCCAAACTCCAATCGTTGGTGACGTAGTTGCTCTCGAGAATGTTAATGACCCAGTCTTTTCAAGTGGTGCAATGGGACAAGGGATTGCTGTAAAACCAAGCCAAGGTGTGGTTTACGCACCAGCTGATGCAGAAGTATCGATTGCCTTTGCTACAGGACATGCTTATGGTTTGAAGACAGCAAATGGAGCTGAGATCTTGATCCACGTTGGTATCGATACGGTGACTATGAACGGTGAAGGCTTTGAACAAAAAGTTTCTCAAGGTGACAAGGTCAAAGCTGGTGATGTTCTTGGAACATTTGACTCAAACAAAATCGCTGCTGCAGGTCTTGACGACACAACAATGGTTATCGTGACCAATACAGCAGACTACGCTTCTGTGACACCAGTCGCAAGCGGTTCTGTTGTCAAGGGTGACGCTATCATCGAAGTGAAAGCCTAA
- a CDS encoding sucrose-6-phosphate hydrolase, with the protein MEWTTERRYRRYEDWSNDEIKQIKEKMAQSPWHTRYHVEPKMGLLNDPNGFSYFDGKWILFYQNFPFGAAHGLKSWVHLESDDLVHFTETGVKVLPDTPLDSHGAYSGSAMQFGDQLFLFYTGNVRDENWIRHPYQIGALMDKDGKITKIDKILIDQPADSTDHFRDPQIFNFKGQYYAIVGGQDLEKKGFVRLYKAVDNDYTNWQAVGDLDFANDRTAYMMECPNLVFVGEQPVLLYCPQGLDKIVLDYDNIYPNMYKIGASFDPENAEMVDVSPLQNLDYGFEAYATQAFNAPDGRALAVSWLGLPDVSYPSDRFDHQGTFSLVKELTIKDGKLYQYPVSAVKELRSSEEVFSNRTQTNNTYELELNLEANSQSEIVLLADKEGKGLSINFDLVNGQVTVDRSQAGEQYAQEFGTTRSCPINNQATTATIFIDKSVFEIFINKGEKVFSGRVFPHADQNGILIKSGNPTGTYYELDYGRKTN; encoded by the coding sequence ATGGAATGGACAACTGAGCGCCGTTATAGACGCTATGAAGACTGGTCTAATGATGAAATCAAGCAAATAAAGGAAAAGATGGCACAATCTCCTTGGCATACTCGTTACCATGTTGAGCCTAAAATGGGGCTTCTCAATGATCCAAATGGCTTTTCTTATTTTGATGGCAAATGGATTCTCTTTTACCAGAACTTCCCCTTTGGTGCAGCCCATGGGTTGAAATCTTGGGTGCACCTTGAAAGTGATGATTTAGTGCACTTTACAGAAACTGGAGTCAAAGTTTTGCCAGATACTCCATTAGATAGCCACGGTGCCTACTCTGGGTCTGCCATGCAGTTTGGCGATCAGTTGTTCCTATTTTATACTGGAAATGTCCGTGATGAAAACTGGATCCGTCACCCCTACCAGATTGGGGCTTTGATGGATAAAGATGGCAAAATCACAAAGATTGACAAGATCTTGATTGACCAGCCAGCAGACTCTACTGACCACTTCCGCGACCCACAAATTTTTAACTTTAAAGGTCAATATTATGCTATCGTCGGTGGACAGGACTTGGAGAAAAAAGGCTTCGTCCGTCTCTACAAGGCTGTGGACAATGACTATACAAACTGGCAAGCAGTTGGCGACCTTGACTTTGCTAACGACCGCACTGCCTACATGATGGAATGCCCAAATCTGGTCTTTGTAGGGGAGCAACCTGTCCTTCTCTACTGCCCACAAGGATTGGATAAGATTGTTCTAGACTATGATAATATCTATCCAAACATGTACAAAATCGGTGCTTCCTTTGATCCTGAAAATGCCGAAATGGTAGATGTGTCTCCATTGCAAAATCTAGACTATGGTTTTGAAGCCTATGCAACTCAAGCCTTTAACGCTCCTGATGGACGTGCATTGGCAGTAAGTTGGCTTGGATTACCAGATGTTTCTTACCCATCTGACCGTTTTGACCACCAAGGAACCTTCTCATTGGTCAAAGAACTCACTATCAAAGATGGCAAACTCTACCAATATCCTGTCTCAGCCGTCAAAGAACTTCGTTCTTCTGAAGAGGTCTTCTCAAATCGTACTCAAACCAATAACACCTATGAACTGGAGCTCAACTTGGAGGCCAATAGCCAAAGCGAGATTGTCTTGCTCGCTGATAAAGAAGGCAAGGGGCTTTCAATCAACTTTGACCTTGTCAATGGACAGGTGACAGTGGATCGTAGTCAGGCTGGTGAACAGTATGCCCAAGAATTTGGTACAACTCGTTCTTGCCCTATCAATAACCAAGCTACAACTGCTACTATCTTCATCGATAAGTCAGTCTTTGAAATTTTCATCAATAAAGGAGAAAAAGTATTTTCTGGTCGTGTCTTCCCACATGCAGACCAAAATGGTATCCTCATCAAATCTGGAAATCCAACCGGAACTTACTATGAATTAGATTATGGTCGCAAAACTAACTGA
- a CDS encoding LacI family DNA-binding transcriptional regulator: MVAKLTDVAKLAGVSPTTVSRVINKKGYLSEKTIQKVNEAMRELGYKPNNLARSLQGKSAKLIGLIFPNISHVFYAELIDKLEHQLFKNGYKTIICNSEHDSEKEREYIEMLEANQVDGIISGSHNLGIEDYNRVTAPIISFDRNLSPDIPVVSSDNYGGGVLAAQTLVKTGAQSIIMITGNDNSNSPTGLRHAGFASILPKAPIINVSSDFSPVRKEMEIKNILTHQKPDAIFASDDLTAILVIKIAQELGISVPEELKVIGYDGTYFIENYYPHLTTIKQPMKEIAHLTVDLLLQKIEGKEVATTGYFLPVTLLPGKSI, from the coding sequence ATGGTCGCAAAACTAACTGATGTCGCAAAACTTGCAGGCGTCAGCCCAACTACCGTCTCACGGGTCATCAATAAAAAGGGTTATCTATCTGAGAAAACCATCCAAAAGGTTAATGAAGCCATGCGAGAGCTAGGCTACAAGCCCAATAATCTGGCTCGAAGTCTTCAAGGAAAATCTGCCAAGTTGATTGGACTTATTTTTCCAAACATCAGTCATGTCTTTTATGCGGAGTTGATTGACAAGTTGGAACACCAACTCTTCAAGAATGGCTACAAGACCATCATCTGTAACAGCGAACATGACTCTGAAAAAGAACGGGAGTACATTGAAATGCTGGAGGCCAATCAGGTCGATGGTATCATTTCTGGAAGTCACAACTTGGGAATCGAAGACTACAATCGTGTGACGGCACCGATCATTTCCTTTGACCGAAATCTATCACCAGATATCCCTGTCGTCTCCTCTGATAACTACGGTGGCGGGGTCCTCGCAGCCCAAACTTTGGTCAAGACAGGAGCCCAGTCTATCATCATGATTACAGGGAATGACAACTCTAACTCACCTACTGGACTACGCCATGCTGGTTTTGCATCTATTCTCCCGAAAGCGCCTATTATCAATGTTTCGAGTGACTTTTCTCCCGTCCGAAAAGAAATGGAAATCAAGAATATCTTGACCCATCAGAAACCAGATGCGATTTTTGCTTCGGATGATTTGACAGCAATTTTGGTTATTAAAATTGCTCAAGAACTGGGAATCTCTGTCCCTGAAGAACTCAAAGTCATCGGCTATGATGGAACTTACTTTATTGAGAACTACTACCCTCACCTGACAACGATTAAGCAACCAATGAAAGAGATTGCCCACCTCACTGTTGATCTTCTCTTGCAGAAGATCGAAGGCAAGGAAGTCGCGACAACTGGTTACTTCTTACCAGTCACCCTATTACCAGGAAAAAGTATTTAA
- a CDS encoding hydroxymethylglutaryl-CoA reductase, degradative, producing the protein MKISWNGFSKKSYHERLELLRAQALLSPEKQSSIEQNEQISLAVADQLSENVVGTFSLPYSIIPELLVNGQDYTVPYVTEEPSVVAAASYASKIIKRAGGFTAQVHERQMIGQVALYQVAEPEQAQEKIVSKKAELLELANQAYPSIVKRGGGARDLHVEQIKGETDFLVVYLHADTQEAMGANMLNTMLEALKPVLEELSQGQSLMGILSNYATDSLVTANCRIAFRYLSPQRDQGREIAEKIALASQFAQADPYRAATHNKGIFNGIDAILIATGNDWRAIEAGAHAFASRDGHYQGLSQWTLDMEREELVGQMTLPMPVATKGGSIGLNPRVALSHELLGNPSAKELAQIVVSIGLAQNFAALKALVSTGIQQGHMKLQAKSLALLAGASETEVAPLVERLIADKTFNLETAQRYLENLRS; encoded by the coding sequence ATGAAGATAAGTTGGAATGGATTTTCTAAAAAATCATACCATGAGCGCCTTGAGTTGTTGCGAGCTCAGGCGCTCCTTAGTCCTGAAAAGCAATCGAGTATAGAGCAGAATGAACAGATCAGTTTGGCTGTTGCAGACCAGCTGAGTGAGAATGTAGTGGGAACTTTTTCTCTGCCTTATTCGATCATTCCAGAACTTTTGGTGAATGGTCAGGACTACACAGTTCCCTATGTGACAGAAGAACCCTCAGTGGTTGCTGCGGCCAGCTATGCCAGCAAAATCATCAAGCGAGCAGGCGGTTTTACTGCTCAAGTACATGAGCGCCAGATGATTGGGCAGGTAGCCCTTTATCAAGTTGCTGAACCTGAACAAGCGCAAGAAAAGATTGTCAGCAAGAAAGCAGAACTCTTGGAACTTGCCAATCAAGCCTATCCTTCCATCGTTAAACGCGGTGGTGGGGCGCGTGATTTGCATGTAGAGCAGATCAAGGGAGAAACAGACTTTCTCGTCGTCTATCTTCATGCCGATACCCAGGAAGCCATGGGAGCCAATATGCTCAACACCATGCTGGAGGCTTTGAAACCAGTCTTAGAAGAACTCAGTCAAGGACAGAGTCTCATGGGAATCTTGTCCAACTACGCGACCGATTCTCTGGTGACTGCAAACTGTCGTATAGCCTTTCGCTACTTGAGTCCTCAAAGGGATCAAGGACGAGAAATTGCGGAGAAAATAGCCTTGGCCAGCCAGTTTGCACAGGCTGATCCCTACCGAGCAGCTACTCACAATAAAGGGATTTTTAATGGTATCGATGCCATTTTAATCGCCACGGGTAATGACTGGCGTGCCATCGAAGCTGGGGCCCATGCCTTTGCCAGTCGAGACGGACACTATCAAGGTCTTAGTCAATGGACGCTGGACATGGAAAGAGAAGAATTGGTGGGGCAGATGACACTACCCATGCCGGTAGCTACAAAGGGCGGCTCTATCGGTCTTAATCCTCGTGTAGCCCTCAGTCATGAACTACTGGGGAATCCTTCTGCCAAGGAATTAGCTCAGATTGTCGTGTCTATCGGTCTTGCCCAAAACTTTGCGGCTCTAAAAGCCTTGGTCAGTACGGGCATCCAGCAAGGTCACATGAAATTGCAAGCCAAATCCTTAGCTCTCCTAGCTGGTGCTAGTGAGACAGAGGTTGCTCCCCTCGTTGAGCGTCTCATCGCAGATAAAACCTTTAACTTAGAGACAGCCCAGCGATATCTCGAAAACTTAAGATCATAA
- a CDS encoding hydroxymethylglutaryl-CoA synthase, with amino-acid sequence MTIGIDKIGFATSQYVLKLQDLAEARGVDPEKFSKGLLLNEISIAPLTEDIVTLAASASNSILTDKEKEEIDMVIVATESGIDQSKAAAVFVHGLLGIQPFARSFEIKEACYGATAALHYAKLHVENSPESKVLVIASDIAKYGVGTPGEPTQGSGSVAMLITQNPRIMAFNNDNVAQTRDIMDFWRPNYSSTPYVNGMYSTQQYLDCLTTTWDEYKKRYDWTMDDFAAICFHLPYPKLALKGLRKMMDKTLSKEKQDSLQENFDKSILYSQMIGNIYTGSLFLGLLSLLENAETLKAGDKIALYSYGSGAVSEFFSGELVEGYETYLDKDRLSKLKQRTALSVADYEKIFFEEVQLDESGSAQFAGYEHQDYALVEIVDHQRRYSKVEK; translated from the coding sequence ATGACAATCGGTATTGATAAGATTGGTTTTGCGACCAGTCAATATGTCTTGAAATTACAAGACTTAGCAGAAGCGAGGGGAGTTGACCCCGAAAAATTTAGCAAGGGACTCTTGTTAAATGAAATTAGTATTGCGCCACTGACTGAGGACATTGTTACCTTGGCAGCTAGTGCAAGCAACTCTATTTTAACAGACAAAGAAAAAGAAGAAATCGATATGGTCATCGTGGCGACCGAGTCAGGGATTGACCAGAGTAAGGCAGCGGCAGTCTTTGTTCATGGCTTATTAGGCATTCAGCCTTTCGCTCGTAGCTTTGAAATCAAAGAAGCCTGCTATGGAGCGACAGCTGCCCTTCATTATGCTAAATTGCATGTGGAAAATTCTCCAGAATCAAAAGTCCTAGTCATTGCCAGTGATATTGCCAAGTATGGTGTCGGAACTCCGGGTGAACCAACTCAGGGTTCTGGAAGTGTAGCGATGTTGATCACCCAAAATCCGCGCATCATGGCTTTTAACAATGATAACGTTGCTCAAACGCGCGACATCATGGATTTCTGGCGTCCGAACTACTCAAGCACTCCTTATGTAAACGGCATGTACTCGACCCAACAGTATCTTGATTGCCTGACAACGACTTGGGATGAATACAAGAAACGCTATGATTGGACTATGGATGACTTTGCGGCTATCTGCTTCCACTTGCCTTATCCTAAGTTGGCCTTAAAAGGCTTGCGCAAGATGATGGACAAAACTTTATCTAAAGAAAAACAGGATAGTTTGCAAGAGAACTTTGATAAGTCCATTCTCTACAGTCAGATGATTGGGAATATCTACACAGGTTCCCTCTTCCTCGGGCTCCTCTCTCTTTTGGAAAATGCAGAGACTTTGAAGGCTGGAGATAAAATTGCCCTCTACAGTTATGGAAGTGGCGCGGTTTCAGAGTTCTTTAGTGGAGAGCTGGTCGAAGGCTATGAAACTTACCTTGATAAGGATCGCTTGAGTAAACTCAAACAACGTACAGCATTGTCTGTTGCAGACTATGAAAAAATCTTCTTCGAAGAGGTGCAGTTGGATGAGTCTGGCTCAGCCCAATTTGCAGGCTATGAACATCAAGACTATGCCTTGGTTGAAATTGTCGACCACCAACGCCGTTATAGCAAGGTTGAAAAATAA
- a CDS encoding threonine/serine exporter family protein — protein MTLTSILLQAVASLLAIITFLIVLNVQRSMLLPGGVLGMGVWLLYLVLKEPTNVIIATFIAAVIGSCISQILSIVYKTPAVVFVLAILAPLVPGYLSYRTTAFFVTGDYSHAIASATLVVMLALVISIGMASGTVILKLYYYIRKQRGISS, from the coding sequence ATGACTCTAACAAGTATTTTGCTCCAAGCAGTGGCGAGTTTACTCGCCATTATCACCTTTCTAATCGTACTGAATGTTCAACGCTCCATGCTCCTACCTGGTGGTGTTTTGGGAATGGGCGTTTGGCTCCTCTATCTCGTGCTCAAAGAACCAACCAATGTTATTATTGCGACCTTTATCGCAGCAGTAATTGGCTCTTGCATCAGTCAGATTTTAAGTATTGTCTATAAGACACCAGCGGTGGTCTTTGTCTTGGCCATTCTTGCCCCCCTGGTGCCGGGTTATTTATCCTATCGAACGACAGCTTTCTTTGTGACAGGAGATTACAGCCATGCTATTGCCAGCGCGACTTTGGTGGTTATGTTAGCCCTCGTTATTTCTATTGGAATGGCAAGTGGAACAGTAATTCTAAAGCTTTATTACTACATCCGAAAACAACGAGGAATCTCTTCCTAA
- a CDS encoding threonine/serine exporter family protein — protein MDESRELNAVIDVIMLAGTILLKSGSEIHRVEDTMIRIAHSQGIMDCNVLAMPAAIFFSIENTNISRMKRVTSSSYNIEKVCDVNQVSRELVGGQIDLSTAFKKLKEIGNQALPYSKFQVTVAATLSAPFFSIMFGGNVYDAFGAAIATLFGFAFSLYVEKFVRIPFVTAFAGAFVFGLIAQFWARYTGFPSTADLIIAGAVMPFVPGIALTNAVRDIMTNHINSGMSKMFESLLITLALGAGTSVALVLMT, from the coding sequence ATGGACGAATCGAGAGAGTTGAATGCCGTCATTGATGTGATTATGCTAGCAGGAACCATTCTCCTGAAAAGTGGCTCAGAGATTCATCGGGTTGAGGATACTATGATCCGTATTGCCCATTCGCAGGGAATAATGGATTGCAATGTTCTTGCCATGCCCGCAGCTATTTTCTTTTCTATTGAAAACACCAATATTTCTCGGATGAAACGGGTGACCTCATCCTCTTATAACATTGAAAAAGTCTGTGATGTCAACCAAGTATCACGGGAGCTTGTCGGAGGGCAGATTGATCTTTCGACAGCCTTTAAAAAGCTGAAAGAAATCGGCAATCAAGCCCTTCCTTATAGCAAGTTTCAAGTGACTGTAGCAGCGACCCTCAGTGCCCCTTTCTTCTCGATTATGTTTGGGGGCAATGTCTATGACGCTTTTGGCGCAGCTATTGCGACCTTATTTGGTTTTGCCTTCTCTCTCTATGTAGAGAAGTTTGTCCGCATTCCTTTTGTAACAGCCTTTGCGGGTGCCTTTGTTTTCGGATTGATCGCCCAGTTCTGGGCCCGCTACACAGGATTTCCTTCGACGGCAGACCTGATTATAGCAGGAGCGGTCATGCCCTTTGTTCCAGGGATTGCTCTGACAAATGCGGTACGGGATATCATGACCAACCATATCAACTCTGGTATGAGCAAGATGTTTGAATCTTTGCTCATTACCCTCGCTTTAGGGGCTGGCACCTCTGTCGCCCTGGTTTTGATGACATAA